AACAATGACATACCATACATTAATCCAACGCCATGCTAATTATGCTTACGACCACATGTTTCTCATgtacattaacttgaaatatTCATCATACAATAACCTCACACAAGTTGATCGTCACAAGAATGATATTAACAATATTACCTTTATCTCATAGGAACGTATCAATCATTCATGAATTTTCGCTTCCAACTCAATGACAAtactatttttatcttatagGTTTCTTTACATatcaagattttaaaatataaagatatcacaccatttcaatataaaaatatacatcaaaatatcatataaaaggaaatctGTCATACCCAAGGGGTGTCTCCACCTAGGCAGAGCAAGAGGAAAACAATTGTCATACCCGGTATAATCTCTCACGATTAGAGCACTCAAATCTGTCATACTTGACATGAAATAAAACACAAGCAGAGCACTAAATTTTGTCATACCTGTATAAATATTGCACAAGCAGAGCACCTAAATTTATTGTACCTAACATAAATATTGCACAGACAGAACATTTATTGcataataagtaataaccaatcttatcaccatatatatatataataaaatgatttgatattatgaCCTTTTTGGACAATACTCATCGGCAAATGTAAATCACACATGAAGCTGAACTAAACACTTCCAACTCACATAAGTTCAACTAAACACTTCCAACTCAACCACAATACAAAGCATCCATTTAATCAAGTTCCAAAATTTCACTTGGCCAGTTTTAAAGATAACTTAATTAAGCATTCTGAatccacataataatataacttttacttTATAATTACCCATTATCTAAATCTATAACATGCATAAaggaaactatatatatatatatatatatatatatatatatatatatatatatatatatatattttttttttttttttttttttttgagagatTTTCATCAATCCATGCCactatttttcaaagatttacaATAAATACCACAAAATTTCACAagattataaatgtaatttatacccaaaaattataaagaaagaaaagtctATTCACACTTATTGATTTGGGTTGTCTTCAAGCTGGTGTTGAAATCTCTTGTtatttctccttcttcttcaccttattcttttttcctataaattccttttctcttcctttccctttccttctctttctttcttttcttttctttcttcccttcttcccctttctttctctcttttctcccgTCTGCGTctctatttcttttcttcttgttgaagaagaaaagtctACTGACTTTATTagtaaataaaaggaaaaatttccACTTAACCCCCATATGTGCGCAAGATTTCTATAACCCCCTTAAGTTTCACCTATAACCAAGATTTGGGTATTCCATATAGAAGAAAGCGATGAGAGATTTCAAATTTACTGTTTCCCATTATTAACCAGATCATTTTCGTGGAATAAACAGAACCCAAGTTTAGATGCCTTATTATCAGACATGCATAGCAACCTCAGCAGCACTAACTCACCGTCCAGCACACTATTTTGAAACCAAAGACTCGGCAGGAAAAGTGAGAAGCTTCAACCTGATTGACGGTGGAGTTGCTGCAAATAATCCGGTAGATAACTACATGATATATAAAGTTTCTGCATGTAAACTTAGTAGGTAAACTTTTTCTCGGCcacttgaaataaaaataaattaatcctGTGCCTTTCTACTTGTAGGCATTAGTTGCTATCGGTGAAGCAACAAAGGTTATTACTAAGGGAAGTCCAGACTTCTTTCCTATAAAGCCGGTTGACTATGGACGGTTTCTAGTTATATCCCTAGGAACTGGCACGCCAATACAAGAAGGAAAATACAATGCGAAAGAAGCAGCAAAATGGGATGTATAGGGTTGGTTCACAGGTGGTGGTTCCACTCCATTAGTTGATGTGTTTACAAGCAAGTGCAGATATGGTAGATTTGCATATTCCTGTCGTTTTCCAAGCTCTTCACTCTGAAAAGAACTATCTTCGGATTCAGGTAGCTACAGTAGACATCGAATTTATCATTCAAGTTGTTAATTTCTCCAACTTTCACTTTATTCTCCAACTAAAGATtaattgttcaaaattttttaatgaaataaaccCACGAGGATAAATTAAATGGGGTGGTATCTTCCGTTGATATAGCCACTAAGAATAACTTGGAAGACCTTGTGAAAGTTGGAGAGGAACTGTTAAAGAAACCAGTTTCCAGGGTGAATCTGGAATCAGGCATCTTTGAACCCTGTAATAATGACAAGGCCAATAAGGAGGCTCTCATAAGGTATACatattaactaataatattttcaaattttgtcttAAAGTTTTTCTTAGTTATGAGGTGATGGGAAACCTTTTACCTTGCAGGTTTGCGAAACTACTTTCCGACGAGAAGAGGCTTCGCCAGGCTAGGTCACCATCACCCAATTGACAAGCTAAAAATTCCAacaaattattgattaaataacattAGTAATTGATTCCTTGGTATTACAAATGAGGATGCAGATGCACCTTTGCCGTAAATTCCAGATTAATGTGGGATATCGTGTCAGGTTTTGTAGCAAGTGGTGGATGTAGATTACTGCAAAACTATGCACATATGATATCCCTCcgtttgattcatttttatttagtaagtttatttggaaaaattacatatattagtCCTTGCTTTAGATTATGATCTCTCTGTTAGTTGCTCAAGAATGATGCGAGACCAGAGAAACAACTTGCATTTTATTGCCCTAACTGACTCGTTTTCGCCctaatgaaataaaattgacAATAAAGACAAAGATCAAAGATACATTGGGAATTTGATAAACAACCAACTAGTTAACTGCAATTAATTACATTTGTAAGAATATTTCCATTAATGTGGTCCATAtgtaattaacataaaatataagtataataataaattacggGCTAAACtgttattaatcaaatttaaaggaTTTATGAAGTATAATACACTTTGATATGGGTGTAATTGATGTTTTTATAATACCTATAGAAGATTGGTCTTCTCTTTACCTAATAacgcatttttattttatttactatcAGAGATGTATAAAATAGACTAtgggagaaagaaagaaaaacctAGTTTGGGTTTTTTAACAATCACACCAAAATCAAGCTAAAGtcttatatcaaattatcaatggAGTCAGGTATGTCTATTTAATTAATCTGTAATAATTACAAGTTCTAATTTTATGGGAATAAAAGTAAGGTAAAAATTAggattaataaaattcaagaacaatgtttatatatatataagtttcaTTTTGAATTGATGCATATTAAGACATACATAGTATTTTGCATTgttatgtaaatataaattttatgaatttcttgAATTACAATATTATGTATTACTGTGATAAATTGTTTCTCCTAATTTTGGTAAAAGTAAATTTACAACATTCACTTTATTGGCAATCCTTCCGTGCGGTGATCTCAGGTCTCGAGTTCGCTTCTCTTTGGAAAGAATTTCTGCAAATctgcataaataaattttatatattttatatatatataaattagaaatGATTTTGGGTTTAACTGTGTCGTGACAAAAATATGGTAGAGATGTCATGTACCTTATGAGAGCCTCCTCATTTGTACCCTTATGACGAGGCTCACAGACTCCAGTCTCAAAATTCACCGTTGTAACTGGTTTCTTCAGTAGTCTTTCACCGATTCCTACTAGATTCTCCAAGTTCCTTTTGGTGGCAATGTCCACAGAAGACTCATCTCCAGTTAAGGTATCATCCTGGATATTTTAATCAACACATTGATTAGAGATAACAGACagcataattttatgtttattaacACCATGAACATGGATATACACCTGAATTCGAAGATAATTTTCTTCAGAATGAAGGGCTTGAAAAACAGTCGAGATGTGAAAATCTATCATGTCGCTACTAGATTGCATAAACACATCAGTCAACGGAATCGAATTTTCACTGCTCAACCATCCCAACAAACCCCACTTTGCTGCTTTACGAGCGTCGTACTTCTCTTCAGTCTTTGGTGAACCAGTGCCTAATGATATCACCAAAAACCGAGCATAGTCCATTGGCTTTATAGGAAAGAAATCAGAACTCCCTCGAGTGATTTCTTTGGTCACTTCGCTTATAGCAACTAAAGTCTGcagaaaaagtaaataacaatatattaatgcCTAAGATTTCTTGCAACTTTGagtacatattaaaaattttcgaGTCTAAATATTGAAGCTATCTTACAGGATTATTAGCCGCTACACCACCATCGATGAGATCGAATTGTCTTACATTTCCTTCCCGGTCATGGGTTTCAAAATGATGGGCTGGAAGATAAGTTGGAGCGGCGGAAGTGGCAATGCAAATATCAGAAAGTAAAGCATCTATGCTTGGGCTTTTCTTTACCTAAAACACAGAAACATGTGTAGAGCATTAGAATTGATGTcgaagtttgatttatttttttttttctattctttcttCACAAAACACTGTGGCGGCGTTAAAATAtggtcatttttatttaaattatatgaaccTCATAGCTGGAAAAGATTGTTGGTTGGAGTTTCTTGATGTCAAAAGTAGGAATAACAACATTTGTCAACGTCTGGTGCAATCTTTTATCTCCTAATTTCTCCTTCACAAGGCGATGTAGATATTTACCATCATATTTTGGACCAGTAAGCGTTTTGAGCAGTTTTGTAGCATTAGCGAAGGGACAACTGTTGTGTAACAAGAATAGTATATACCTTGTTAGTAATTATGTATGATGAGAAAATATGCATGATATACAAACGATCGATGACCCAGCATCAACTCCTTTCTTTTTTCGTTGATTATGTTACAGTTGATACCTCTTTTGGGGGAAGATTTTAGGGCAATGATTTAGATAGAAGTCCTTGATATCTTTGGCAGCAAACAAAGGGCGATTTTGTTCATTCGGGGTTGTTAGCATGGCGGTGACAAGGCCACCTGTGCTAGTTCCGGCAATCACATCAAAGTAGTCCGCTAGTCTTGCTTCCTCACCATCCAGTTTCTGTTTATAACAAAAAGGTTTCTAGTTAgtagtaaaaaaatatacaggcgagttataaataataaatatttactgTCAGACTTTGATTCCTGATTATCAGCTATAGCATATTTTACCTGAAGCTCGGACTCTAAGAAGGCAAGGATAGTGGCGGGGATAATCCCTCTAATTCCACCTCCATCAATGCTGAGAACAGTGATTAAATTTCCATAAGTTGGAGGCTGAAGGGGTGATTTTGGAGTTTCCATGGGAAATTACTAACGTATCTAATGCAGAAAAGAACAAACAAAGGGATCGATTAGAGAAGTTTTAGccttgaaagagaaaaatactTGATTAATAGATGGAGTATAGAAGATTTTAATCTGCAGACTGATGATGAGGAATGCAGGTGATGCATGGAATTTATAGACTAGTCATGTTtctttaaagttttgatttctcataattttaaaaagattagTCTGGTCTAACTTTGACCAAATAAACATTCTTGGAGTTGCCATGGGCGGACTGCGGTCTGCGGGTCAACAAGTTAACAGTTGAATATTCATAGGTCCAATCTCTGGGGCTGCAGAGAAACTGCAGTATCATAAACTGAACTTAAAgagatttcatttttcatacTGTGACCAAATAAATTCCGGCACAAATCGTtttcacatataaaaaaaaaaactcgaaATCGCCCTTGCTCGattacaatatttaattgaattcaaagttCGAATTCTTTCATACACGCCAAACTTTAAGGCAGCTCTCCTAACATTCGGTAAAACTGGTAAggtcaaatttcaaaattatttgaccacatataataatattaattatcttaaaaataatcaTTAGCCCTTGATTTTATTAGCGCGTGTTTATTTGAAGGCAGCCCCTACCTTTCCAAATTCCAAACTTGGCATCGTCTTCGTCGTCCATGCATCATAATCAGCGCCTGaaactttcttttgtttgtttggatTGACATCCTTAATTTGCTGCCAACTACAGATTAatcaaatgtttttttaattaacacgTTTTAAACAGGTATTACCAATTCATGTACCTTACACGTAACtagatttcttttatttgtggTTTACAATAATCTTAATTAGTGCGTTGCTAATTAGTCAGACACTCTTTATTTCTTGATGAGATTATGTAAATTGCAGAATAATAAGTTGTCTTCTCTTTGGTCGTTCGACATGCTTATCTATAGCCTTTTGCTGTAGATACTTATATTGCTAAATtattggaaaaataataaaataagagatattcgatatataaataatttattaatttatcaaattatttaattaatagatttatttaaaagcaagagattttattattattacataaatatataaatcaatgtTGAGTAAATGATTTTCTGGATGCTTCATTTAAGCAGCATTTCATATGTCCAGCCAATATGTGCCAATCAAGGGCCATGATTGAAGTattaaaaaaaggtcaaaagacttattctcaccaaGGTTAGGTAAAATTCTAAACTcatatccattaatttttaaaaactcaaatacccgcatttttattaaaaaattgctattataattaaaaataaaatgtcatttaacttaaaatattaaaaaaaaataaaaatttatcatattctcCTCTAGGTTtagaaatttaacaatttttctctatttaaaatttctaaaatttgaaaagtgattatttttccCCTAGGATTTTTATCCTTCTCAACGGCAACCACCGTTCTCACCATCAAAGATTTGAAGACAACAAAGTGTTTCCCTAGCTAGGAATATAGACCTCTGTTTGTCGGTTCCCCTGAGTTTTTGTCGGAAGACAGCGAAGTGTTGACAAAGACAACGAAGTGTTGACAAAAATGACAAAGCTTTTTTGTGCTCGCTTCCATTGATGTCTCACTTTGTTGCACTTGAACGATAATAGGAGGTGCTTGAATGACTCTGGGGAGACGTTTTGTTGTGCGACAAGATGACAAGATCAGTGGAAGATTGTCACACCACCGTTCTTCTTCGATTCGGCCATCGAGATATGTGGATGACGACATGTTGCTGATGAGATTTGTGGATTTGTCAGccttccttcttcttcagtTGCTGACGAAAGATAGATGGGGAGGTCGACTTTGGTCATCAAAAAAGACAATGGAAAAAAtggaaaccttagggggggaaTGACTACTTTCCAAACCTTGgataaagaaaattgttagatttttaaactgagggggggaatatgataaaactttagtttttaaaatttttattaaataacaattttattcttaactttaactaaaaattttaacaaaattttgctaATAGgtgagattttgaattttttaaagttagaagatatgagtttgagtttacacctaaccttaggtggaaacaagtcttttggccttaaaaaaattGCCATTAACCCGAGTTAGGCTACAATAATCTCCTTTACTTCAAGCCTTAGTGCTTGCATCGCATTCTTACCTACGGTTCTCTGGGCATATCACCGAATGTTGACAACAAAGAAACCGACGAGACTGCTGCTTGGAAAAGCAAtcaattaattatgttatttcttGACCTAATATTAAATGTATATACTACTCGTTGCTTCTGGGAATGTCATCTTTCAAGTctcttttaaaagaatttaatgcTATTATGCAAGATAGCTGTATTAAAAACTCAACTTTTCAAGCAGACAATCTTAGGGAACTATTTGGTCATCTGATTTCGACTTGTCTTGATAGATATATGAAATACCAACTCGTCAACATTTAGAATGTGATTGATGCCAATAAATTCTACATAAACCTAGTTTGAAAGTTTGTTTGCCGTAATTACAGCCCTTGGTCCGAGGCTGCGCCGTTGGTACTTTTGGTATTTACTGGGGTTCTTTCTGGTCACTGTTGTAAatagtttaaagttgttatgTATGTAAAGATAGTTTCGACAAGATGAGTtcaatttcctttttctattttggtcatttgctttttaaataaatttacttaaaaaaaaaaagtttttttttttttttatatgtgtgCATGGGGAAATCCAAATTACCCATAACTCAATAAATTATCCTCCTTTACTgaacaaattatgtataatcaCATGCCATCTTCGGCTTCAAACTATAGGAAAAACATTATAAATTGATCAAATGACAATTtaccatccaaggtttgatgaaatgatcatTCTTAcccattaagtttgaaaaaattaatttttcatccgtaaatatattatcatatttccTTGCAGCTGATTAGTATTTTGATGGATATGTGgtactaattttatatattatcatcaaACCGTATATATCCGAAATCATAGATTACAAGCAAAATCCACATTCTATGTTGAGAAGTTCagcagaaattaaaattaaacaaaacaagcTGCATGTTTAACAGGAATGATTTGCAAAAACAAATTGTACTCAGGCTGACAGAACGAATTTTATATTGAATCGCATGTGCTAGAAAATAGTACTACATTTCGTTTGTATCTTACAAGAGAAAGAATAATTAGTGACAAGAATAATAATCAGCCTTAGGCAATGAATTTATGGGactgagataaaaaaaaaagaacattattattatttggttcAAACTGTCGTTCATTATTTCTTGCTTGCACCCCTTCGGCCATGTGGTGATCTCATGTCACGAGTCCTCTTTTCCTTTGAAAGTACTTGTGCTACTCTGCAGATAATCAAAACGGAAACCTTCGCTATCTTATTACCGTATATAACAGTTATGATAGCTATGTAAggttaatttgttatatatatatatatatatatatatatatatatatatatatatatatatataccttttGAGAGCCTTTTCATTTGTACCCCAAGTAGAAGGCTCGCAGACGCCTGTCTCAAGATTCACCTTTGCAATTGGTTTCTTCAACAGTCTTTCACCAATTTTTACGAGATTCTCCAAGTTTGATTTGGTGGCAATATCCACAGAAGACTCTTCTCCAATTAGAGTATCATCCTGAAATTTACAAgagattaattataatatgaaccTAACCAAAAAACCAGTTTGCATCTGTAATTGCATTAGCAGTATGAAGGTGAATCTTTAACAACCTGAATTCGTAGATAACTTTCTTCAGAATGAAGGGCTTTAAAAACTGTAGAAATGTGAAAGTCAACCATGTCGCTGCTGGATTGGGTAAATACATCGACCAATGGCGTTGAACCTTCACTTATTAACCACCCCAAAACTCCCCACTTAGCCGCTTTAAGAGCATGGTACTTCTCCTCTGTCTTTGGCCATCCGGTCCCTATTGATATAACCAGAAACCGGCCATAGTCCGTCGGCTTAATGGGAAAGAAATCGGAACGTCCCCGGGTGATTTCTTTGGTCACTTCACTGATTGCAACTAAAGTCtgaaaatatacaaacaaatgaacatgtttttttgtttttaacataaaatttcaaaaaatttaagatcaaatttatGATACCGGATTATTAGCAGCCACACCACCATCCACAAGATGAAATGGCCTCACTTTCCCTGTGGAATCTTTGGTTTCAAAGTAATGCGCTGGAAGATAGGTTGGAGCAGCTGATGTTCCAATGCAGATATCAGAAATTAAGGCATCAATGCTCGGATTTTTCTCCACCTGAACGACAGAGACGcatagtattttaattttttataacttcgACTCTAAGTTTTATTTCTGGGTCCTCCACTAATGGAAAGAATAATAGGAAGATTAAAAGAGATGCATAAATGAACCTCATAGCTAGAGAAGATGATTGGTTGGAGTTTTCTGATATCAAAAGTTGGAATCACAACATTTGTCAACGTCTGGTGCAATCTTTTATCTCCTAACTTCTCCTTCACAAGGTTATGTAGATATTTACCATCATATTTGGGTCCAGCTAGAGATTTGAGCAGCTTTGTAGCCGGAGCAAAGGGACAACTGTAATGTAATAAGGAAGTTTTATGACATTAATTAGTAACACAGTACgatgagaaaagaaataaaccATAATGTACAAGTCATaaggatttttaaaatttaagatttttaccTATcttggggaaaaattttagtgcAGTGAGTTAGATAAAAGTCCTTGATATCCTTGGCAGCAAATAGAGGGCGATTCTGCTCATTTGGGGTCGTTAACATGGCGGTCACGAGGCCGCCAGTGCTAGTCCCTGCAATTACATCGAAATAGTCTGCTAGTCTTGCTTCCTTACCATCGATTTTCTGTTGGTAACCAAACAAACACTAATTATCAAGACGCAAACACAAGCAAGTACACTGTACACGTAAAACTTCTATcatgtgtgtgtgcgtgtgtgtgtgtgtgtaggtactctttagaatttaaaagaaagagGATCAACGCGGATAAAAGGCCATGTAGCATATGGGTAATCAAGaattaatacttttattttttctacctGAAGCTCGGACTCTAAGAAGGCAAGGACGATTGCTGGGATAATTCCTCTAATTCCACCACCATCAATGCTCAGAACAGTTATTAGGTTACCATAAGTTGGCGGTTGCAAAGGCGTTTTTGGACTTTCCATAATGTGAGAAGAGAAGATAAACGCGATAGGGAATAAATTGACAAATTAAGGAGGAAGGGAGATATATGTATATAGAGATATTCTATGTTTTGAGAGCTTTGAGATTTGAGAATGAGAGAGTGCTGGAACGAAGTGCATGTGTTGTCAAGGAATGTGATATTTATAGACTTCGATCGCTTTCTTATCATGGATTCTGAATTTTCAAAGATTCTTAAGAAAATTAGTTTCTAGTCCAACTTCGGCACAATATATCTGTAATGAAGCTATACTTAAGTTGCACTCAATCTCGCCATTGTTATCTTATCCTATAACTTCTCGGACTTGGCTTTGTGTTGGACCAAATCTATATATTCTGCTGTTTCCAGGAAAAACAATTGAAGTTTTCTTTCAAGCAACAAGTGGATGAATATTATTGTTAAGAGATGCCAATTAAGTATTCCTTTGCAAGAATTGTGTTTTGGCTTCAATACCAGTCCCCGGAAGAGATGGAACATCGAAGCGTAAAACGTGCAGCAATAGAAGTACCAGTGGAAAAGTAATTCTTGGCGGCTACAACTTCGATAGCATTTTAGAGATTGAGAATCTGGGAGGAAAATTTAATTGGATTTGGGTGATTGGATCTAAACAACAcgttttaaaatttcaatgcaTACAATGCTATGGAAATTTGTAAAATGGAAGTTAATTTGGATCTGACTAGACATCAATAGATTTAGAATTCTATCTTGTTATGCCAAGTTTGGATTATCCAATAGGGGTGTATTGGAGCTAAGTCGAGTTTGAACTACGGCTAATTTAagcttaactcaaatttaaaaaattaggtttaacttgatttaaatttaaatatcttaatttgaGCTTGAGCTGATGATGAGTTCCCTAGAGAAATTAACaaaaagtgttaaaaaaaaatttttatcaaaatcaacaaagaagaagaagacttaTGAAGAAgttggaggaaaaaaaaaaaattgtagaaaaaaatgattttactaATGATTTTCCAATAAATCAAGCTAAGAATATCAGATTTGAGTATGACTCATTTGAGACAAACACCGAGCTAAGTCTTAACCAGCTGGGGCTTGTAACAACCCCTAGGCCATACAAAAATCTCCATCTCGATCTCATGGCTCCTTTTCTGTTGACTGTAAGTTGTAATATAGGTTTGACTTGACTGTATGTTATTATGTCGCTCTCATTCTTGAAATTTTGGAGGGGAAACCTAATTTCTAAAGTCCAAGTTTGGAGATAAGGCATAAGCCATAAGCATATCTAGTCTGCTAAGTTCCAACCGCTTAAAAGTGAAATGCCGACACTAGCCTTTGTATGTTTCTCTTGtgcaaattattttaatataactcAATGATTATTggaatattttaagttttagggtttattgaTGCGTACATGACCATATTA
This is a stretch of genomic DNA from Mangifera indica cultivar Alphonso chromosome 11, CATAS_Mindica_2.1, whole genome shotgun sequence. It encodes these proteins:
- the LOC123229430 gene encoding patatin-like protein 2 — its product is METPKSPLQPPTYGNLITVLSIDGGGIRGIIPATILAFLESELQKLDGEEARLADYFDVIAGTSTGGLVTAMLTTPNEQNRPLFAAKDIKDFYLNHCPKIFPQKSCPFANATKLLKTLTGPKYDGKYLHRLVKEKLGDKRLHQTLTNVVIPTFDIKKLQPTIFSSYEVKKSPSIDALLSDICIATSAAPTYLPAHHFETHDREGNVRQFDLIDGGVAANNPTLVAISEVTKEITRGSSDFFPIKPMDYARFLVISLGTGSPKTEEKYDARKAAKWGLLGWLSSENSIPLTDVFMQSSSDMIDFHISTVFQALHSEENYLRIQDDTLTGDESSVDIATKRNLENLVGIGERLLKKPVTTVNFETGVCEPRHKGTNEEALIRFAEILSKEKRTRDLRSPHGRIANKVNVVNLLLPKLGETIYHSNT
- the LOC123229431 gene encoding patatin-like protein 2 isoform X1, with protein sequence MESPKTPLQPPTYGNLITVLSIDGGGIRGIIPAIVLAFLESELQKIDGKEARLADYFDVIAGTSTGGLVTAMLTTPNEQNRPLFAAKDIKDFYLTHCTKIFPQDSCPFAPATKLLKSLAGPKYDGKYLHNLVKEKLGDKRLHQTLTNVVIPTFDIRKLQPIIFSSYEVEKNPSIDALISDICIGTSAAPTYLPAHYFETKDSTGKVRPFHLVDGGVAANNPTLVAISEVTKEITRGRSDFFPIKPTDYGRFLVISIGTGWPKTEEKYHALKAAKWGVLGWLISEGSTPLVDVFTQSSSDMVDFHISTVFKALHSEESYLRIQDDTLIGEESSVDIATKSNLENLVKIGERLLKKPIAKVNLETGVCEPSTWGTNEKALKRVAQVLSKEKRTRDMRSPHGRRGASKK
- the LOC123229431 gene encoding patatin-like protein 2 isoform X3: MESPKTPLQPPTYGNLITVLSIDGGGIRGIIPAIVLAFLESELQKIDGKEARLADYFDVIAGTSTGGLVTAMLTTPNEQNRPLFAAKDIKDFYLTHCTKIFPQDSCPFAPATKLLKSLAGPKYDGKYLHNLVKEKLGDKRLHQTLTNVVIPTFDIRKLQPIIFSSYEVEKNPSIDALISDICIGTSAAPTYLPAHYFETKDSTGKVRPFHLVDGGVAANNPTLVAISEVTKEITRGRSDFFPIKPTDYGRFLVISIGTGWPKTEEKYHALKAAKWGVLGWLISEGSTPLVDVFTQSSSDMVDFHISTVFKALHSEESYLRIQDDTLIGEESSVDIATKSNLENLVKIGERLLKKPIAKVNLETGVCEPSTWE
- the LOC123229431 gene encoding patatin-like protein 2 isoform X2; this encodes MESPKTPLQPPTYGNLITVLSIDGGGIRGIIPAIVLAFLESELQKIDGKEARLADYFDVIAGTSTGGLVTAMLTTPNEQNRPLFAAKDIKDFYLTHCTKIFPQDSCPFAPATKLLKSLAGPKYDGKYLHNLVKEKLGDKRLHQTLTNVVIPTFDIRKLQPIIFSSYEVEKNPSIDALISDICIGTSAAPTYLPAHYFETKDSTGKVRPFHLVDGGVAANNPTLVAISEVTKEITRGRSDFFPIKPTDYGRFLVISIGTGWPKTEEKYHALKAAKWGVLGWLISEGSTPLVDVFTQSSSDMVDFHISTVFKALHSEESYLRIQDDTLIGEESSVDIATKSNLENLVKIGERLLKKPIAKVNLETGVCEPSTWGTNEKALKRFPF